A section of the bacterium genome encodes:
- a CDS encoding GHMP kinase: protein MIVTRTPLRISFAGGGTDFHGFYEKEEGGVVSAAIDKYIYIIIKARFDDKIRLGYSTTEMVEQIDDLQHELVREAMRKVGLRGGVEISTMADIPSEGSGLGSSSSVTVGVLHALYAYQGELVTAEQLAKEACEIEIDILGKPIGKQDQYIAAYGGLRSFRFCQDGSVSTERLKISDERLLRFSEQVLLFFTGRTRQSSTILTEQKSNIDDKMKVLSVMRKQADEMREVLESDAPLSRVGRILHAGWQHKKGLASGISSGDIDSHYESALDAGAIGGKVAGAGGGGFLLLFCPPDRQASVREALKSLKELTFQLDRDGSKVIFNVQR, encoded by the coding sequence GTGATTGTAACACGTACCCCTTTGAGAATTAGTTTTGCAGGCGGGGGCACCGATTTTCACGGCTTCTATGAGAAAGAAGAAGGCGGAGTGGTTTCGGCTGCTATCGATAAATATATTTACATCATCATCAAAGCCCGCTTCGATGATAAAATCCGCCTCGGTTATTCCACGACTGAGATGGTGGAGCAGATTGATGATCTCCAGCATGAGCTAGTGCGCGAGGCGATGAGGAAGGTTGGTCTTCGAGGCGGTGTTGAAATCTCGACAATGGCCGATATTCCTTCGGAAGGCAGCGGTTTAGGTTCCAGCAGCAGTGTCACCGTCGGTGTGCTTCATGCACTTTACGCTTATCAGGGTGAATTGGTCACTGCCGAACAGCTTGCGAAGGAAGCTTGCGAAATCGAGATCGATATTCTTGGTAAGCCTATTGGCAAACAAGACCAATATATTGCTGCCTATGGCGGCCTGCGTTCGTTTAGATTTTGTCAGGACGGTTCAGTGAGTACAGAACGCCTCAAGATAAGCGATGAACGCCTTCTACGTTTCTCCGAACAAGTCCTTCTTTTCTTCACCGGTCGAACAAGGCAATCGAGTACCATCTTGACCGAGCAGAAATCGAATATCGATGACAAGATGAAAGTATTAAGTGTGATGCGAAAGCAAGCTGATGAGATGCGCGAAGTACTCGAATCGGACGCGCCTCTCAGTCGAGTAGGACGAATTTTGCATGCCGGATGGCAGCACAAGAAGGGGCTTGCCAGTGGCATCTCCAGCGGTGATATAGACAGTCACTATGAAAGCGCTTTGGACGCAGGGGCAATCGGTGGCAAAGTTGCCGGCGCAGGCGGAGGCGGTTTTCTCCTCCTATTCTGTCCTCCTGATCGCCAAGCCTCTGTCCGAGAAGCCTTAAAGTCTTTAAAAGAATTAACCTTCCAACTAGATCGAGACGGCAGCAAGGTTATTTTTAACGTACAACGGTAG